In Haematobia irritans isolate KBUSLIRL chromosome 1, ASM5000362v1, whole genome shotgun sequence, a genomic segment contains:
- the alpha-Cat gene encoding catenin alpha produces MGTLTDFGQIAMKWDPKNLEIRTMSVEKTLEPLVLQVTTLVNTKGPSKKKKGKSKRASALVAAVEKATENFIQKGEQIAYENPDITQEMLAAVDEVRKSGDAMSIAAREFSEDPCSSLKRGNMVRAARNLLSAVTRLLILADMVDVHLLLKSLHVVEDDLNRLKNASSQDELMNNMRQFGRNANELIKQAAKRQQELKDPQLRDDLAAARAMLKKHSTMLLTASKVYVRHPELDLAKVNRDFILKQVCDAVNTISDVAQGKSCQPTDIYSGAGELAAALDDFDEGVIMDPLTYSEKRSRQLLEERLESIISAAALMADADCTRDERRERIVAECNAVRQALQDLLSEYMSNMGQKDNSPSLDRAIDQMCKKTRDLRRQLRKAVVDHVSDSFLETTTPLIDLIEAAKTGNEKNVREKSEIFTKHAEKLVEVANLVCSMSNNEDGVKMVRYAAAQIESLCPQVINAASILTVRPNSKVAQENMTAYRQAWEVQVRILTEAVDDITTIDDFLAVSENHILEDVNKCVMALQVGDAEDLRVTSGAIQGRSARVCNVVEAEMDNYEPCIYTKRVLEAVKVLRDQVMSKFDQRVDAAVEALLSKSNKDVDENDFIDASRLVYDGVREIRRAVLMNRSSEDLDTDTEFEPVEDMTLETRSRSSAHTGDQTVDEYPDISGICTAREAMRKMTEEDKQKIAQQVELFRREKLTFDSEVAKWDDTGNDIIFLAKHMCMIMMEMTDFTRGRGPLKTTMDVINAAKKISEAGTKLDKLTREIAEQCPESSTKKDLLAYLQRIALYCHQIQITSKVKADVQNISGELIVSGLDSATSLIQAAKNLMNAVVLTVKYSYVASTKYTRQGTVTSPIVVWKMKAPEKKPLVRPEKPEEVRAKVRKGSQKKIQNPIHALSEFQSPADAV; encoded by the exons gaaAATCTAAGAGAGCTAGCGcacttgttgctgctgttgagaAAGCTACTgagaattttattcaaaaaggaGAACAAATCGCTTACGAAAATCCTGATATAACACAAGAGATGTTGGCAGCTGTTGATGAGGTGCGAAAATCTGGAGATGCAATGAGCATTGCCGCACGAGAATTTTCCGAAGACCCTTGTAGTTCCCTTAAAAGAGGAAATATGGTGCGTGCTGCACGTAATCTACTATCAGCTGTAACGCGTCTATTGATTTTGGCAGACATGGTGGATGTTCATCTCTTGTTAAAATCGTTGCATGTAGTGGAAGATGATTTAaatcgtttgaaaaatgcttccAGCCAAGATGAATTAATGAATAATATGAGA CAATTTGGTAGAAATGCCAATGAGTTAATTAAGCAGGCTGCGAAAAGGCAGCAAGAACTGAAAGATCCTCAGTTGCGTGACGACCTTGCCGCAGCACGTGCTATGCTAAAGAAACATTCAACTATGTTGCTAACAGCATCGAAGGTTTACGTGCGTCATCCAGAACTGGATTTAGCAAAAGTAAACagggattttattttaaaacaagtatgtgACGCTGTCAATACCATAAGTGATGTGGCACAAGGGAAATCTTGCCAACCCACTGATATATACAGTGGAGCAGGGGAGTTAGCTGCCGCATTGGATGATTTCGAT GAGGGAGTTATCATGGATCCGTTGACGTATAGTGAAAAACGGTCACGACAATTGCTGGAAGAACGTCTCGAAAGCATAATAAGTGCAGCTGCTTTAATGGCTGATGCTGATTGCACCCGTGATGAGAGACGGGAGCGCATTGTTGCAGAATGCAACGCAGTTAGACAAGCTCTACAAGATTTGCTGTCGGAGTATATGTCGAAC atgGGACAAAAAGACAATAGTCCCAGTCTCGACAGGGCCATCGAtcaaatgtgcaaaaaaacTCGAGATCTTCGTAGACAATTACGTAAGGCGGTGGTGGACCATGTTTCGGACTCCTTTTTGGAAACAACGACACCTCTTATTGATTTGATAGAAGCAGCAAAAACAGGAAATGAAAAGAATGTACGTGAAAAGTCGGAAATATTCACTAAACATGCCGAAAAATTAGTAGAAGTTGCAAATTTAGTTTGCAGTATGTCAAACAATGAGGATGGAGTTAAAATGGTGCGATATGCCGCAGCGCAAATTGAGAGTCTTTGTCCTCAAGTAATAAATGCTGCGTCAATTTTAACTGTACGACCGAATTCTAAAGTCGCACAGGAAAATATGACCGCTTATCGGCAAGCTTGGGAAGTACAAGTTCGAATTCTAACTGAAGCCGTTGATGACATAACTACTATAGACGATTTTCTGGCCGTTTCGGAAAATCACATACTTGAAGATGTAAACAAATGCGTCATGGCTCTACAAGTTGGTGATGCTGAGGACTTGCGTGTCACGTCTGGTGCTATACAAGGACGATCTGCCCGAGTATGTAATGTTGTAGAAGCTGAAATGGATAATTATGAACCATGCATTTATACAAAACGAGTTCTTGAAGCTGTGAAAGTATTGCGTGACCAGG TTATGTCGAAATTTGATCAACGAGTAGATGCGGCAGTTGAAGCTCTATTGTCCAAGTCAAACAAAGATGTCGATGAAAATGATTTTATAGATGCGTCACGCTTAGTATATGATGGCGTGAGGGAAATACGTCGAGCAGTTTTAATGAACAGG AGCTCGGAAGATTTGGATACTGATACAGAATTTGAACCGGTTGAAGATATGACATTGGAAACAAGGAGTCGAT CTAGTGCACATACAGGCGATCAAACTGTTGATGAGTACCCAGATATTAGTGGAATTTGTACAGCCAGG GAGGCTATGAGGAAGATGACCGAGGAAGACAAACAGAAAATTGCGCAGCAAGTTGAGCTTTTCCGTCGTGAAAAATTAACGTTCGATTCGGAAGTGGCCAAGTGGGATGATACCGGAAACGATATTATCTTTTTGGCCAAACATATGTGCATGATTATGATGGAAATGACAGATTTTACACG TGGTCGTGGTCCACTTAAAACTACAATGGATGTCATAAATGCCGCCAAGAAGATTTCTGAAGCTGGTACAAAACTTGATAAATTGACACGAGAAATAGCGGAACAATGTCCCGAGAGTTCGACGAAAAAAGATTTGTTGGCCTATTTGCAACGCATTGCTCTTTATTGTCATCAAATTCAGATTACTTCTAAAGTGAAGGCCGACGTTCAAAATATAAGTGGAGAGCTAATTGTTTCCGGT TTGGATAGTGCAACATCATTAATTCAAGCAGCTAAGAATCTGATGAATGCAGTGGTCTTAACTGTGAAATACTCGTACGTCGCATCCACTAAATACACAAGACAAGGAACTGTCACG tcTCCTATCGTGGTATGGAAAATGAAAGCTCCAGAGAAAAAGCCCTTGGTGCGACCTGAAAAACCGGAAGAAGTACGTGCAAAGGTACGCAAGGGTTCCCAAAAGAAGATACAAAATCCGATACATGCGCTTTCCGAATTCCAGAGTCCAGCAGATGCTGTTTGA